The genomic DNA ttgtcataggattcaaaccaagtaattcttggtGTTTGCGATTGCTTTGTTTTATTTATGTCTTTTCTATCTCTATTCCGCTACATTTTACTCAAACATTTTTAAATGAATATGATAGccatgagtgttattcacccccctctagtgcatcgatcctacaattggtatcatagcgaGGTCGCTTTGAATCGGTGAAATCACCATTCAAGTaaattttttcatggtatttttatattttctcgGAGTTGATCAGAATCAGTATAGTTGTCTCATTCCGATTATTTTTATCGTAATCAAAATTTTTTCATTGAAATAGCGCAACACCATTCgagccttttttttttctttatcttcctaccgcactactaatccaagactaagtcttggaacaagtgtCATTGTTTTTGTCTTTACAAGATCCTTTCtctaaatggcccaccaagaaggttacAACACTGCATGCCCTCCACACTTCTCCAGcaaagacttcggctactggaatggccgaatggagtaccacctcaagactcaagtagagatgtggataatcatccagacGAGATGTGCATATCCGACCGAAGATGGAGTCCTCATCCCGTGCGACAAATGGGATACACCAACCAGAAAGAAGATTGAGGCTAACGTCAAAGCTATTCAGACCCTACAATGCGGCctgacaaaagaagagctgaaccaagCCAACCCATTTTCAAGtgcgaaagaactatgggagaagctgattgaacTGCATGAGGGAACCTCAACCACTAAGGTAAGTAAGTGTGATTTGattctaaataaattatataacataaaaaatgCAGGTGGATGAGACGACTAGCCAACTTCACGCACGCAttcaagacctcctcaacggtctccatgcAATTAGACAAAAGGTGGAAAATCGTGACATCATCAGGTATACACTTAATGCATTTAAGAGGTACActttatgggcatccatggtagatgcttacaaagtgtctaaAGATCATTcataaattaaattagatgaattatttttcaaatttgaatttcgTGAACAAATTAATACTACTcgggccgagaaaggtattgcgctACTTGTAGGGAAACTCGTGAGCAAGAAGTTGAAGCCTAAGCACTAGATCGAATCCTAGCccgaagatgaatcagactcagaagaagatgaaATAACCACtaaactagtcaaactagttcagaaagcacttaagaagaagaaggtgactcaattgaaCACGAAGGCCAAGTCTGGAGTTACTACTACGGCTACAACAAGAACGAACACTACAAGCCTGAATGTTCAAATGAGAAGCAAAAAAGAAGGAAGGTGTTAAAGGCAATGTGGTCCAAGTCATCAGA from Zingiber officinale cultivar Zhangliang chromosome 4A, Zo_v1.1, whole genome shotgun sequence includes the following:
- the LOC121972464 gene encoding uncharacterized protein LOC121972464, whose product is MWIIIQTRCAYPTEDGVLIPCDKWDTPTRKKIEANVKAIQTLQCGLTKEELNQANPFSSAKELWEKLIELHEGTSTTKVDETTSQLHARIQDLLNGLHAIRQKVENRDIIRYTLNAFKRYTLWASMVDAYKVSKDHS